From the genome of Streptomyces sp. NBC_01317, one region includes:
- a CDS encoding ABC transporter substrate-binding protein: MLMLMRRAAVAVVVLTLLLTGCSGGGGSRDGRITLRFQSLAWQDESVQVNKELVAEWNAAHPDIRVEYVQGSWDSVHDQLLTSFEGGEAPDIIHDASDDLADFAYGGYLADLGGLLPVRLREDIPGSSWDTTTFGDGVYGVPFLQEPRVLIADKKVLDASGVRVPTPDEPWTWPEFRRISKELTARMGPGKYAVAWPLKDPVSATLNLGLSTGGRLFHRGADGKVTVRFTDGDAVVPETVRAQVNTDGSASGATLGMGGSDTLPGLFGGVYAMVPLGFSYRQQIMQQAPEGFEWTVLPAPAGDSEGLVQGVSPQTLSVAEDSPYKREAVRFIDFLLQPSNMVRLAKGDWMLPTGTRALADPSLHTAKDGWATGAALARDLRSAPAQSVRGYPEWKDKVATPALQEYYSGAIDREELEKRLVEDGNLVLARYQR; this comes from the coding sequence ATGCTGATGCTGATGCGCAGAGCCGCCGTCGCCGTCGTGGTCCTGACGCTGCTCCTCACCGGCTGTTCCGGCGGGGGCGGCTCCCGCGACGGCCGGATCACCCTGCGCTTCCAGTCCCTGGCCTGGCAGGACGAATCGGTCCAGGTCAACAAGGAGCTGGTGGCGGAGTGGAACGCCGCCCACCCGGACATCCGCGTCGAGTACGTGCAGGGCAGCTGGGACAGCGTCCACGACCAACTGCTCACCTCCTTCGAGGGCGGGGAGGCGCCGGACATCATCCATGACGCCTCGGACGACCTCGCCGACTTCGCGTACGGCGGCTATCTCGCCGATCTGGGAGGGCTGCTGCCCGTGCGGCTGCGGGAGGACATCCCCGGGAGCAGCTGGGACACGACGACGTTCGGGGACGGGGTGTACGGCGTGCCGTTCCTCCAGGAGCCACGGGTCCTGATCGCCGACAAGAAGGTCCTCGACGCGTCCGGGGTGCGGGTGCCGACGCCGGACGAGCCGTGGACCTGGCCCGAGTTCCGGCGGATCAGCAAGGAGCTAACCGCGCGGATGGGCCCGGGGAAGTACGCCGTGGCGTGGCCGCTCAAGGACCCGGTGTCCGCGACGCTCAACCTGGGGCTGTCCACCGGGGGCCGGCTCTTCCACCGGGGCGCGGACGGGAAGGTGACGGTCCGTTTCACCGATGGCGACGCGGTGGTCCCCGAGACCGTCCGCGCCCAGGTGAACACCGACGGGAGCGCGTCGGGGGCCACGCTCGGGATGGGCGGGTCCGACACCCTGCCGGGGCTGTTCGGCGGTGTCTACGCGATGGTGCCGCTGGGGTTCTCGTACCGTCAGCAGATCATGCAGCAGGCGCCCGAGGGCTTCGAGTGGACGGTGCTGCCCGCCCCTGCGGGGGACAGCGAGGGTCTGGTCCAAGGCGTGAGCCCGCAGACGCTCTCGGTGGCCGAGGACAGCCCGTACAAGAGGGAAGCGGTGCGGTTCATCGACTTCCTGCTCCAGCCGTCGAACATGGTGCGGCTGGCGAAGGGCGACTGGATGCTGCCGACGGGGACCCGCGCGCTCGCGGACCCCTCGCTGCACACCGCGAAGGACGGCTGGGCGACGGGAGCAGCGCTGGCGCGCGATCTGCGGTCCGCCCCGGCCCAGTCGGTGCGCGGGTATCCGGAGTGGAAGGACAAGGTGGCGACGCCGGCGCTCCAGGAGTACTACAGCGGGGCGATCGACCGGGAGGAGCTGGAGAAGCGGCTGGTCGAGGACGGGAATCTGGTGCTGGCGCGCTATCAGAGGTGA
- a CDS encoding carbohydrate ABC transporter permease: protein MNVRTRGPARAGQYAALLCYLVFLAFPFLWLISTAFKPAQELASLHPTWIPEHPTLDNFRQAFDEQPLVRAAGNSLVAALSAAVIAVVVATPMAYVMARTRGRLAAAATGWVVVSQAFPFVLLIIPLFLVLKNLHLINSVPGLVMVYVVWSLPFALWMLVGYVRAVPVELEEAASVDGAGRLRTLVSVTAPLLVPGIVATALFAFITAWNEFFFALVLLKSPEKQTLPVVLTHFLGAEGVADLGPLAAAAFLATLPSLVIFAVIQRRITGGMLAGAVKS, encoded by the coding sequence ATGAACGTCCGCACCCGTGGGCCCGCGCGCGCCGGGCAGTACGCCGCGCTCCTCTGCTATCTCGTCTTCCTCGCCTTCCCCTTCCTCTGGCTGATCTCCACCGCGTTCAAACCGGCCCAGGAGCTGGCGAGCCTCCACCCCACCTGGATCCCCGAGCACCCGACCCTCGACAACTTCCGCCAGGCCTTCGACGAACAGCCGCTCGTCCGGGCCGCCGGCAACAGCCTCGTCGCCGCGCTGTCCGCCGCTGTGATCGCCGTGGTGGTCGCGACCCCCATGGCGTACGTGATGGCCCGCACACGCGGCAGACTCGCGGCGGCGGCGACGGGCTGGGTGGTCGTCAGCCAGGCGTTCCCGTTCGTCCTGCTGATCATCCCGCTGTTCCTGGTCCTCAAGAACCTTCACCTGATCAACTCCGTGCCCGGCCTGGTCATGGTGTACGTCGTGTGGTCGCTGCCGTTCGCCCTCTGGATGCTGGTCGGGTACGTCAGGGCCGTACCGGTCGAGCTGGAGGAAGCCGCGTCCGTGGACGGCGCGGGCCGTCTCCGTACGCTCGTCTCGGTCACCGCGCCCCTGTTGGTGCCCGGCATCGTCGCCACGGCGCTGTTCGCCTTCATCACCGCGTGGAACGAGTTCTTCTTCGCGCTCGTGCTGCTCAAGTCCCCGGAGAAACAGACCCTTCCGGTGGTCCTCACCCACTTCCTGGGCGCGGAAGGGGTCGCCGACCTCGGGCCGCTCGCCGCCGCCGCGTTCCTCGCGACCCTCCCCTCGCTCGTCATCTTCGCCGTCATCCAGCGGCGGATCACGGGCGGGATGCTCGCCGGGGCGGTGAAGAGCTGA
- a CDS encoding carbohydrate ABC transporter permease: MTTATATATARSGKKTGKKTGKKTGKKRPAPGADHGAWFLVLPALIPILVLSVGPLLYGIALAFTDAQSGRTEPTEWIGTLNFQDLLHDTLFWDSFRIGLLWAVGVTVPQFALALGLALLLNQNLRFRWLARALAIIPWAMPEVVVGIMWRLVYNADAGILNETLRDTGLGDGRDWLTGLATALPAVIVVGIWAGMPQTTVALLAGLQNTPHELHEAAALDGAGAWRRFRTVTWPALRPVALAITALNFIWNFNSFALVYVLTSGGPGGRTRLPMLFAYEEAFRYGQFGYAAAMGCVMVAVISVILALHLVGRLREGENG; encoded by the coding sequence GTGACAACGGCGACCGCGACCGCGACGGCGCGGTCCGGCAAGAAGACCGGCAAGAAGACGGGCAAGAAGACCGGAAAGAAGAGACCCGCGCCCGGAGCCGACCACGGAGCCTGGTTCCTGGTCCTGCCCGCGCTGATCCCGATCCTGGTGCTGAGCGTCGGACCGCTCCTGTACGGGATCGCGCTCGCCTTCACCGACGCGCAGTCCGGCCGTACCGAACCCACCGAGTGGATCGGGACGCTGAACTTCCAGGACCTCCTGCACGACACCCTGTTCTGGGACTCGTTCCGGATCGGGCTGTTATGGGCGGTCGGCGTCACCGTGCCGCAGTTCGCGCTCGCCCTGGGCCTGGCCCTGCTGCTCAACCAGAACCTCCGCTTCCGCTGGCTGGCCCGCGCCCTCGCGATCATCCCGTGGGCCATGCCCGAAGTGGTCGTCGGCATCATGTGGCGGCTCGTCTACAACGCCGACGCGGGCATCCTCAACGAGACCCTCCGCGACACCGGCCTGGGCGACGGCCGGGACTGGCTGACGGGCCTCGCCACCGCCCTGCCCGCCGTGATCGTCGTCGGGATCTGGGCCGGGATGCCCCAGACCACCGTCGCGCTGCTCGCCGGACTCCAGAACACCCCGCACGAACTGCACGAGGCCGCCGCGCTCGACGGCGCGGGCGCGTGGCGCCGGTTCCGTACCGTCACCTGGCCCGCCCTGCGCCCGGTGGCTTTGGCCATCACTGCCCTCAACTTCATCTGGAATTTCAATTCTTTCGCCCTGGTGTACGTGCTCACCAGCGGCGGACCCGGCGGCCGCACCCGGCTGCCGATGCTCTTCGCGTACGAGGAGGCCTTCCGCTACGGCCAGTTCGGCTACGCCGCCGCCATGGGCTGCGTCATGGTCGCCGTGATCTCGGTGATCCTCGCGCTCCATCTGGTCGGCCGGCTCCGGGAAGGGGAGAACGGATGA
- a CDS encoding phosphotransferase enzyme family protein, which yields MDEARARDILAAAGLPRDAELLAFGENAVFAAGDLVVKVGRDATREPELLDRARREVSLASWLAKCGIPAVRAAEPEARAVDGHPVTVWHRLPDAARPAGPADLASLLRAVHALPAPAFALPRRELLGGVERWLRLAGDAVDPADAAFLRERRDGFADASAALVPQLPPGPIHGDALPRNVHVGPDGPVLVDLETFSADLREHDLVVMALSRDRYGLAPDAYDTFTSTYGWDVRDWPGWTVLRGARETASCAWVAQHAPANPRAAEEFRRRVASLRDGDPEVRWYPF from the coding sequence ATGGACGAGGCACGAGCACGGGACATCCTGGCCGCGGCGGGGCTGCCCCGCGACGCGGAACTGCTGGCCTTCGGCGAGAACGCGGTGTTCGCGGCCGGTGACCTGGTCGTCAAGGTCGGCCGGGACGCCACGCGCGAGCCCGAACTGCTGGACCGGGCGCGGCGGGAGGTCTCCCTCGCGTCCTGGCTGGCGAAGTGCGGCATTCCGGCGGTACGGGCGGCGGAGCCGGAGGCCCGTGCCGTCGACGGCCACCCGGTGACCGTCTGGCACCGGCTGCCCGACGCCGCACGCCCGGCGGGCCCCGCCGATCTGGCGTCCCTGCTGCGCGCGGTCCACGCCCTGCCCGCGCCCGCCTTCGCCCTCCCCCGCCGTGAGTTGCTCGGCGGGGTGGAGCGCTGGCTGCGGCTCGCGGGCGACGCCGTCGACCCGGCCGACGCCGCTTTCCTGCGGGAGCGCAGGGACGGCTTCGCCGACGCGTCGGCGGCCCTCGTCCCGCAGCTCCCGCCGGGCCCGATCCACGGCGACGCGCTCCCGCGCAACGTCCATGTCGGCCCGGACGGCCCGGTCCTGGTCGACCTGGAGACCTTCTCGGCGGACCTGCGGGAGCACGACCTGGTGGTGATGGCCCTGTCCAGGGACCGGTACGGCCTGGCGCCCGACGCGTACGACACCTTCACCTCCACGTACGGCTGGGACGTGCGCGACTGGCCGGGCTGGACGGTCCTGCGCGGTGCCCGCGAGACCGCCAGCTGCGCGTGGGTGGCGCAGCACGCCCCGGCCAACCCCAGGGCGGCGGAGGAGTTCCGCCGCCGGGTCGCCTCGCTGCGGGACGGGGACCCCGAGGTCCGCTGGTACCCCTTCTGA
- a CDS encoding 3'-5' exonuclease: protein MTWHGEPLVAFDLETTGTDIESDRIVTAALVRLEPDGRVGEERTWLLDPGISIPEQASAIHGISTDRARTYGVAAAPAVEEITEAVARVFRSGIPLVVMNARYDLSLLDRECRRYGIEPLVARLGVDPSPVIDPLVLDKHADQYRKGKRTLQALCAHYGVELADAHDARADAVAAARAARRMGERHPSIGSVPLADLHALQVRAAAEQSASLQSYLRRTSNPSAYIEPSWPLVPHGARVG from the coding sequence ATGACTTGGCATGGGGAGCCGCTGGTCGCGTTCGACCTGGAGACCACCGGCACGGACATCGAGAGTGATCGCATTGTCACCGCCGCGCTGGTGAGGCTGGAGCCGGACGGGCGCGTCGGCGAGGAGCGGACGTGGCTGCTCGACCCGGGGATCTCCATCCCCGAGCAGGCGTCGGCGATCCACGGCATCTCCACGGACCGGGCGCGCACGTACGGGGTGGCCGCCGCGCCGGCGGTCGAGGAGATCACGGAGGCGGTGGCGCGGGTGTTCCGGTCGGGCATACCGCTGGTGGTGATGAACGCGCGGTACGACCTGTCGCTGCTGGATCGGGAGTGCCGGAGGTACGGGATCGAGCCGCTCGTGGCGCGGTTGGGGGTGGACCCCTCGCCGGTCATCGACCCGCTGGTGCTCGACAAGCACGCGGACCAGTACCGCAAGGGCAAGCGCACGCTCCAGGCGCTCTGCGCGCACTACGGTGTGGAGTTGGCGGACGCGCACGACGCCCGGGCGGACGCCGTGGCGGCGGCGCGCGCGGCACGCCGTATGGGCGAGAGGCATCCCTCCATAGGAAGCGTTCCGCTCGCGGACCTGCACGCGCTCCAAGTGCGCGCGGCGGCCGAGCAGTCCGCCTCGCTCCAGAGCTATCTGCGGCGTACGTCGAATCCGTCGGCGTACATCGAGCCGTCCTGGCCGCTCGTCCCGCACGGCGCGCGCGTGGGCTGA
- a CDS encoding SAV2148 family HEPN domain-containing protein has product MSSGGLELPPGDASHEGESGDIPPGAVSLARPMEIGAELDWGAEAWSEVRTRAQRAGRAYIWLNLVEQRLRSVVAAVLRPIYEPVHGEEWVVAAAGPAGQEWVQRAVAVREVSRRKGYLLDPADDNVLSFLTLPQLRELMVQHWPCFEPYFDDRRDVELALDELEVARNVVSRNRALSETVLAQAERASARLLEILGGGAGIPSTARLRVDAVEDLVGDRYADVVSVHPDRVRLQRQIPAEDLFGGARRVDAIGIGLNLLVQNFSGRRLIRLAESGCRIRLVFLNPASSAVKRRERELGLRKGELSRTVEMNILHMRRVRSKLRDPGAFEIHVFDETPRFTAYLVDGDGPDGLAVVQSYLRRARGMEAPVLVLRGGGREVVRAGQEQEHGLFQTYREEFESVWADSRPVS; this is encoded by the coding sequence GTGAGCTCGGGAGGCCTGGAGCTACCCCCCGGTGACGCGAGTCACGAGGGGGAGTCCGGCGACATCCCGCCCGGGGCGGTCTCCCTGGCGAGACCGATGGAGATCGGGGCGGAGCTGGACTGGGGCGCGGAGGCCTGGAGTGAGGTCCGCACCCGCGCACAGCGGGCGGGGCGCGCCTACATCTGGCTGAACCTGGTCGAGCAGCGGCTGCGCTCCGTCGTAGCCGCGGTGCTGAGGCCCATCTACGAACCGGTGCACGGCGAGGAGTGGGTGGTGGCCGCCGCGGGGCCCGCCGGGCAGGAGTGGGTGCAGCGGGCGGTGGCCGTACGGGAGGTGTCGCGGCGCAAGGGATATCTCCTGGACCCGGCCGACGACAACGTCCTGAGCTTCCTCACGCTCCCGCAGCTGCGGGAGCTGATGGTCCAGCACTGGCCCTGCTTCGAGCCGTACTTCGACGACCGGCGTGACGTGGAACTGGCCCTGGACGAGCTGGAGGTCGCGCGGAACGTCGTCTCGCGCAACCGGGCGCTCTCCGAGACGGTCCTCGCGCAGGCGGAGCGGGCCTCGGCCCGGCTGCTGGAGATCCTGGGCGGGGGCGCCGGGATCCCCTCGACGGCGCGGCTGCGGGTCGACGCGGTGGAGGACCTGGTCGGCGACCGGTACGCGGACGTGGTCTCCGTCCATCCCGACCGGGTACGGCTCCAGCGCCAGATCCCGGCGGAGGACCTGTTCGGCGGGGCCCGGCGCGTCGACGCCATCGGGATAGGCCTGAACCTGCTGGTGCAGAACTTCTCCGGGCGCCGGCTGATCCGGCTCGCCGAGTCGGGCTGCCGGATACGGCTGGTCTTCCTCAACCCGGCGAGCAGCGCGGTCAAGCGGCGCGAGCGCGAACTGGGCCTGCGGAAGGGCGAGCTGAGCCGCACGGTCGAGATGAACATCCTGCACATGCGGCGGGTGCGCTCCAAGCTCCGCGACCCGGGCGCCTTCGAGATCCACGTCTTCGACGAGACCCCGCGCTTCACCGCCTACCTGGTGGACGGCGACGGCCCCGACGGCCTCGCCGTGGTCCAGTCGTACCTGCGCCGCGCCCGCGGCATGGAGGCCCCGGTCCTGGTCCTGCGGGGCGGCGGCCGCGAGGTGGTACGCGCGGGCCAGGAGCAGGAACACGGCCTCTTCCAGACGTACCGCGAGGAGTTCGAGTCGGTCTGGGCAGACTCGCGCCCGGTGTCCTGA
- the glgX gene encoding glycogen debranching protein GlgX translates to MQVWPGQTYPLGATYDGAGTNFAVYSEAADRIELCLLHDDGSETAVELRESDAFVRHAYLPGIMPGQRYGFRVHGPYEPERGQRCNSAKLLLDPYARAISGAVEWDESVYGYHFGKPDSRNDMDSAPHTMTSVVVNPYFDWGDDRLPRTEYHKTVLYEAHVKGLTMLHPELPEELRGTYAGLAHPAVIEHLTELGVTALELMPVHQFVNDHRLVDAGLANYWGYNTIGFFAPHNTYASWGDRGEQVLEFKQAVKALHQAGIEVILDVVYNHTAEGNHLGPTLSFRGLDNAQYYRLSEDQRYYTDTTGTGNSLLMRSPHVLQLIMDSLRYWVTEMHVDGFRFDLAATLARQFHEVDRLSSFFDLVQQDPVVSQVKLIAEPWDVGEGGYQVGNFPPLWTEWNGKYRDTVRDLWRGEPRTLAEFAGRLTGSSDLYQDDGRRPLASINFTTCHDGFTLHDMVSYNDKHNEANGEDNRDGESHNRSWNCGVEGETDDPEIIELRNRQMRNFIATLMLSQGVPMLSHGDEFSRTQGGNNNAYCQDNEVSWVRWPEPGAETDRTMLEFTRAMVWLRRDHPVFRRRRFFHGRPVEGTHDDLSDISWFTPEGGEMTQEDWQAAHAKAMTVFLNGHAISEPGPRGERISDDSFLLMFNASAEELEFVVPVNHGRQWQVMVDTGRPEGVPPGQGEKVDGGERITMIGRSLTVLKRPA, encoded by the coding sequence ATGCAGGTCTGGCCGGGACAGACGTATCCCCTCGGCGCCACGTACGACGGCGCCGGCACCAACTTCGCGGTCTACTCCGAGGCCGCCGACCGGATCGAGTTGTGCCTGCTGCACGACGACGGTTCAGAAACGGCGGTGGAACTGCGCGAGAGCGACGCCTTCGTCCGGCACGCCTACCTGCCGGGCATCATGCCCGGACAGCGGTACGGCTTCCGGGTGCACGGACCGTACGAACCGGAGCGGGGGCAGCGCTGCAACTCCGCCAAGCTGCTCCTCGACCCGTACGCCCGTGCGATCAGCGGAGCCGTCGAGTGGGACGAGTCGGTGTACGGCTACCACTTCGGGAAGCCCGACTCGCGCAACGACATGGACTCCGCGCCCCACACGATGACCTCCGTCGTCGTCAACCCGTACTTCGACTGGGGCGACGACCGGCTCCCGAGGACCGAGTACCACAAGACGGTCCTGTACGAGGCCCACGTCAAGGGCCTCACCATGCTCCACCCGGAGCTGCCCGAGGAACTGCGCGGCACGTACGCGGGGCTGGCCCACCCGGCGGTGATCGAGCACCTGACGGAACTGGGCGTGACGGCGCTGGAGCTGATGCCGGTCCACCAGTTCGTCAACGACCACCGTCTTGTGGACGCCGGTCTCGCGAACTACTGGGGCTACAACACGATCGGCTTCTTCGCCCCGCACAACACGTACGCCTCCTGGGGCGACCGGGGCGAACAGGTCCTGGAGTTCAAGCAGGCGGTCAAGGCACTGCACCAGGCGGGCATCGAGGTCATCCTCGACGTCGTCTACAACCACACGGCGGAGGGCAACCACCTCGGCCCGACGCTCTCCTTCAGGGGCCTGGACAACGCGCAGTACTACCGGCTCTCCGAGGACCAGCGCTACTACACGGACACCACGGGGACCGGGAACTCCCTGCTGATGCGCAGTCCGCACGTGCTCCAGCTGATCATGGACTCGCTGCGGTACTGGGTGACCGAGATGCACGTCGACGGGTTCCGCTTCGACCTGGCGGCGACCCTTGCCCGCCAGTTCCACGAGGTGGACCGGCTGTCGTCGTTCTTCGACCTGGTGCAGCAGGACCCGGTGGTGAGCCAGGTGAAGCTGATCGCCGAGCCCTGGGACGTCGGCGAGGGCGGCTACCAGGTGGGGAACTTCCCGCCGCTGTGGACGGAGTGGAACGGCAAGTACCGCGACACCGTACGGGACCTGTGGCGGGGCGAGCCGAGGACGCTGGCGGAGTTCGCCGGCCGGCTCACCGGTTCGTCCGACCTCTACCAGGACGACGGGCGCCGGCCGCTGGCCTCCATCAACTTCACCACCTGCCACGACGGCTTCACCCTGCACGACATGGTGTCGTACAACGACAAGCACAACGAGGCCAACGGTGAGGACAACCGGGACGGCGAGAGCCACAACCGGTCCTGGAACTGCGGGGTGGAGGGCGAGACCGACGATCCGGAGATCATCGAGCTGCGCAACCGCCAGATGCGCAATTTCATCGCGACGCTGATGCTGTCGCAGGGCGTGCCGATGCTGAGCCACGGTGACGAGTTCTCGCGGACGCAGGGCGGCAACAACAACGCGTACTGCCAGGACAACGAGGTCTCCTGGGTCCGCTGGCCGGAGCCGGGCGCGGAGACCGACCGTACGATGCTCGAATTCACCCGGGCCATGGTGTGGCTGCGGCGCGACCATCCGGTCTTCCGGCGGCGGCGCTTCTTCCACGGCCGTCCGGTGGAGGGCACGCACGACGACCTGTCCGACATCTCGTGGTTCACGCCGGAGGGCGGCGAGATGACGCAGGAGGACTGGCAGGCGGCCCACGCCAAGGCCATGACGGTCTTCCTGAACGGGCACGCGATCTCGGAGCCGGGGCCGCGCGGTGAGCGGATCTCGGACGACTCGTTCCTGCTGATGTTCAACGCGAGCGCGGAGGAGCTGGAGTTCGTGGTTCCGGTGAACCACGGGCGGCAGTGGCAGGTCATGGTCGACACGGGCCGGCCGGAGGGAGTGCCTCCGGGGCAGGGCGAGAAGGTCGACGGCGGTGAGCGGATCACGATGATCGGCCGCAGCCTGACGGTCCTGAAGCGCCCGGCGTGA
- a CDS encoding GNAT family N-acetyltransferase, translated as MDHEEVLTLFDRRMRRDAASDNSGTVVERTGGVGHTGAVVRQSGGPHDWNGILWSDLDEESAPAAVAAQVAHFTALGREFEWKHYSHDRPAALPDLLLAAGFVPEPAEALMVAEAAALTAPAELPEGVRLVPVTDAAGVELMAAVHEQAFGSDGGWLRQRLLAQLTETPDEVVAVVAMAGDVPVSAARMELPPGKEFAGLWGGGTAEAWRGKGIYRALVAHRARIAAARGYPYLQVDASDDSRPILHRLGFVQLSITTPYVHKP; from the coding sequence ATGGATCACGAAGAGGTACTGACTCTGTTCGACCGGCGCATGCGCCGGGACGCCGCGTCCGACAACTCCGGCACGGTCGTCGAGCGCACCGGCGGGGTCGGGCACACCGGCGCGGTGGTACGGCAGAGCGGCGGCCCGCACGACTGGAACGGCATCCTCTGGTCGGACCTGGACGAGGAGTCGGCTCCGGCGGCCGTCGCCGCGCAGGTGGCGCACTTCACCGCGCTCGGCCGCGAGTTCGAGTGGAAGCACTACAGCCACGACCGGCCGGCCGCCCTCCCGGACCTTCTCCTGGCGGCCGGTTTTGTCCCCGAGCCCGCCGAGGCCCTGATGGTCGCGGAAGCGGCGGCACTGACGGCCCCGGCCGAGCTGCCCGAAGGCGTACGGCTCGTCCCCGTGACGGACGCCGCCGGGGTGGAACTGATGGCGGCCGTCCACGAGCAGGCGTTCGGCTCGGACGGCGGATGGCTCAGGCAGCGGCTCCTCGCCCAGCTCACCGAGACCCCCGACGAGGTGGTCGCCGTGGTCGCGATGGCGGGGGACGTACCGGTGAGCGCGGCACGCATGGAGCTGCCGCCCGGCAAGGAGTTCGCCGGGCTCTGGGGCGGCGGTACGGCCGAGGCGTGGCGCGGAAAGGGCATCTACCGGGCGCTGGTGGCCCACCGGGCCCGGATCGCCGCCGCGCGCGGCTACCCCTACCTCCAGGTCGACGCCTCCGACGACAGCCGCCCGATCCTCCACCGGTTGGGATTCGTACAGCTGAGCATCACCACGCCGTACGTCCACAAGCCGTAG